One Streptomyces dangxiongensis genomic window, GGCTACGACGTCTTCGCCGCCGACCGGGCCCTCACCGAGGCCGTCCGCCGCCACACCGCCCCGGACGTCCTGGACGAGGTGCGCGCCGAGCTGACCGCGCTGGGCCGGGCCGCCGGCTCGGCCCAGCTCCAGGAGTGGGCGGTGCAGGCGAACGAGCAGCCGCCGCGGCTGCGCACGCACGACCGCTACGGCCACCGGATCGACGAGGTCGAGTTCCATCCGGCCTGGCACCGGCTGCTCGGCAAGGGCGTCTCGGCCGGGCTGACCGGCGCCTGGACGCGGCCGGCCGGGCACGTGCGCAGGGCGGCCGGGTTCCTGGTCTGGACGCAGGTCGAGGCGGGCACCTGCTGCCCGCTGTCGATGACCCACGCGGCCGTGCCCGCGCTGCGCGCCGACCCCGGGCTGGCCGCCGAGTGGGAGCCGCGGCTGACGTCCACGGTCTACGACCGGGCGCTGCGGGTCCCCGGGGAGAAACCCGGGGCGCTGTTCGGCATGGCGATGACCGAGAAGCAGGGCGGCAGCGACGTCCGCGCGAACACCACCGGGGCGCGGCCCCTCGCGGAGGCGGGAACGTACCTGCTGACGGGACACAAGTGGTTCTGCTCGGCGCCCATGTCGGACGCCTTCCTGGTGCTCGCCGACGCCCCGGGCGGACTCACCTGCTTCCTGGTGCCGCGGGTCCTGCCCGACGGCAGCCGCAACGTCTTCCTGATCCAGCGGCTGAAGGACAAGCTGGGCAACCGCTCGAACGCCTCCGCCGAGATCGAGTTCGACGGTACGTGGGCGCGCCGGGTCGGTGAGGAGGGACGCGGGGTGCGGACCGTCATCGGGATGGTCGCCGCCACCCGGCTGGACTGCGCGGTCGGCTCGGCGGGCCTGATGCGGCAGGCGGTGGCGCAGGCCGTGCACCACTGCGCCCACCGGGAGGCCTTCGGCGGGAAGCTGGCCGACAAGCCGCTGATGCGCAATGTCCTCGCCGATCTGGCGCTGGAGTCGGAGGCCGCGACCGCGCTCGCGTTGCGGCTCGCCGCCGCCTGCGACGACGGCGGCGAGCAGGAGCGTGCCTTCCTGCGGCTGGCGGTGCCGGCCGCGAAGTACTGGATCACCAAGCGGTGCGCGCCGGTGGCCGTGGAGGCCGCCGAGTGTCTGGGCGGCAACGGGTACGTCGAGGAGTCCGGCCTGCCCCGGCTGGTGCGCGAGTCACCGCTGAACTCCGTCTGGGAGGGTGCCGGGAACGTGCAGGCGCTGGACGTGCTCAGGGCACTGCGGCGGGAGCCGGGCGCGCTGGATGCCTGTCTCACCGAGATCGGCCGGGCGCACGGCGCCGATCACCGTCTGGACCGGGCGGTGAAGGGCCTGTTCACGGAACTCGCCGATCTGGAGGGCGCGGAAGGGCGGGCGCGGCGGCTGGTGGAGCGGCTGGCGCTGGTCCTCCAGGGCTCGCTGCTGGTGCGGTACGCGCCGCCGGAGGTGGCCGACGCGTTCTGCGCCTCCCGTCTCGGCGGCGATCACGGCGCGTCCTTCGGCACCCTGCCGTCCGGCCTGGACCTGAGGCCGGTGGTGGAACGGGCCCGCCCGGCCTGACCCGTCCGGGGACCACGGCACCCGGCCGCGCCGGCGCCCCGCACGCCCGGGACCGCCCCCCCCCTGCCTCCCCGTGAACCGCCGGTGGCAGGGGGTGGTGCTGCGCCGACACGGCACCACCCCCGGCGTCCGGGCCCGTCGGGCCCGCGGACGCGCGAACGCGTCGCGGTCGAGTCTCGGCCGGCGCGCGACGGTCCACCAGGGTTGCAGGGGGTTGCAACTCCCGGGGGAGGTGCGCGGAGTCTGTGCATCCGCCGTGCCCGGAGCGGCAGTATGGGAGCCGGAGCCGGGCCGGAAACCGCCGCCCGGACGGCTTGACAAGTCTGTTCGACGCACCTGTTTCCGGGAGGAGCCCTGTGGGATACCCGCCGCTGGACGTGGCGCGCCTGGCCGTCGTGGACGCGGCGCACGCGGCACGGGTGCTGCGCGAGGTGCGCGAGGCCACGCTCGCGGGGCGACGTGCGCGGATCGCGCCCCGGCCGGTGATCGAGCAGTCGTGGGGGCGGATGCTGCGCAGCGGCCTCGATCCCGAGCGCGACGTCAGGTCCGGGCTGCTGTCCTCTCAGGAGGTGCGGCGCCGGCGGGAGGAGTCACCCCTGCGGCATGTGCTGCCGGTGCTGCGGGAGGGTCTGCTTTCGGTCGCGGACGCCGCCCAGCACATCATGGTCGTCGCGGACGCCGACGGGCGCGTGCTGTGGCGGGAGGGGGCGGCGCGGGTGCTGCGCAGGGCCGACGGACTCGGTTTCGAACTCGGCGCGGACTGGCGGGAGGACGTCGTCGGCACCAACGGGGTGGGCACCCCGGCGGTGCTGCGGCGGCCCGTGCAGGTGTTCGCCGCCGAGCACTTCGCGCGTTCGCAGACCTCCTGGACCTGTTCCGGCGCCCCGATCACCGACCCCCGGGACGGCCGGCTGCTCGGTGTGGTGGATCTGAGCGGGCCGCTGGAGACCATGCATCCGGCGACCCTCGCCTGGGTGGACTCGGTGGCCAAGCTGGCCGAGGCCCGGCTGCGGGAGCTGCATCTGGAGTCACTGGAGCGGCTGCGCACGGTGGCGGCGCCGGTGCTGGCGCGGCTGGCCGGGCGGGCGACGGCCGTGGACCGGGACGGCTGGTCGGCGGCGGTGACCGGGATGCCGTACGTGCGGCGGGTGGCGCTGCCGAAGGGGCTCGCGCCGGGCCGCCGCCGACTGCCCGCGCTCGGTGTGTGCACGGTGGAACCGCTGGCCGGGGGCTGGCTGTTGCGGGTGGCGGACGAGCCGCTCGCCACCGCGGCGCCCCGGATCGTGCTGGATCTCGCCCGGCCGGACCGCCGCACGGTGACGGTCGTGGCACCGTCGGCCTCCTGGACCCGGGAACTGAGCCCCCGGCACGCCGAGTTGCTGTTCCTGCTCGCCGAGCACCGCGGCGGGCGCGGGGCGGCGAAGCTCGCCGAGGACCTGTTCGGGGACGCCTCCAGGACGGTGACCGTGCGGGCCGAGATGTCCAGGATCCGGCGGTATCTCGGGGAGTTCCTCCAGCACCGGCCGTATCGTTTCCGCGCGGACGCGGACGTCGAGGTGCTGCTCCCCGGCGACTCCCGTGACCTGCTCCCCCAATCCGCCGCACCGGCGGTGGCCCGGAGACGGAACGACGCGGAGAACAGCCGGACCGGACCGCCCCCGGGTCACACCCCGGCGCCCCGGGTGGTGGCCCCGTGAGCGTGTCTTCCGTCCATGTGCGCGGTTTTTGCCCTACGGGGCCGGTTCCTGCCGTAGCATCCGGTACGGGCCTCCCCATCTGCTCCTCGCGTCAACGTACGGACCATCAGGCGCAGTTGGCCCGCCTTCTGGAGGAGAGATGAAGCAACGCGGCAGACACCGCCGACGCAGGCGGGGCGCGGCACTGCGTGGCGTGCTGGCCGGGACCGCGCTGGCGCTGACCGCCGCCGCGACCCTGATCAGCGCGTCGCAGGCCCAGGTCGCCGAGAACCCCGGCGCGCTCAAGCCGTTGACCTCCCGGGCGGACACCGGCCCGCTCCGGCTCCAGGAACACCTGGTGCCCGCCCCCGCCCTGGACCGGCTCGCCGCCGGAATGGGCCGTCCGGTCGGTGTGGACGCCGTGCTGCGCGGCGCCGACCGTGGCATGCGTGAGGCCGGCGACTGCTCCTCCGACGACCGCGCCTCCCTGCCCGTCGCCCCGGCCGCCGGCCGCGCCTACTGCTGGGACCCGGCCGACACCGCCGGCGCCTGGCGGCCGGCCTCGGTGACCACCTCCGGGGACGCCGCAGGCGACGGCCTCTGGGGCACCCGCCGGGTCGTCCTGGCCGGCTGGACCCACCGCACCGGTGCCGGCCGCCCAGCGGAACGGGGCCTGGCCCGGGTCGCCTTCGTCGACACGGACGACCCCGCCCATCTCGCCTACCGCTGGGTGCTGCTGGTCGTGCCGACGCACGGCGGCCGGGACTACCGGCCACTGACCTCCGGGATCTCCGGCATGGTCTGGTACGAGAACAAGCTGCTGGTCACCACCCGGGCGGGCAGCGCCGACGCGCTCTACGTCTACGACCTCGACCGCATCCAGCGCACCACGGTCGACGGGTCCGCGATCGGCCGGGTGCCGGGCGGCTGGTCCGCCGACGGGTACCGCTACGTACTGCCCGCGGTCGGTTCCTACCGTTTCACCTCCGGCCGCTGCGCCGCCTCCGGGCCACCGTGTCCGGGCGCGCTCGCCCTCGACCGCGGTACGGCGCCCGACAGCCTGGTCGCCGCGGAGTGGACCGCGCCCGGCGGCGACCGCCACACCCGCCTGTGGCGGTACGCGTTCAGCACCGACCCGGCGCGTGCCGGGCTGCTCGCCACGGATGCCGCGGGGCGCGCGGACGCGGTGGAGGCCTACCGGACCCGGACGACCGGCGTCCGGGGCGTGCTGTCGTACCGGAAGGCCGGGGCCGACCGCCCGTCCTGGTATGTGGGACGCCTGCCCGGCTCGCAGGACGGACACGGCGGGCTGTGGCGGCAGGACACCGAGGGCGCCCAGGCGGCCCGGTGCGGCTCGGACGCCTCGCACCGCTGCTGGGCGCGGGACGCGGGCTCCCTCTCCTACTGGCAGGAGACCGGCGAGGTGTGGTCGCTGTCGGACCGGATGCTGTTCGCCCTGCCCCTGGCCGGTCTCGACCGTTCCCTGGGCTGACCCCGGGCCGATCGACAGACCGGGCGGCGGGATGATTCCCTGGCCCGCATGAGCAGCGTCCCTGTCACCACGTGGTCCCTGGAGCAGACCTCCCCGGCCGACCTCCTGCCCGGCGCCGCACCCGACGGCGCGGTCCGGATCGTCCGCGCCGAGGTGCCCTCCCCCGAGTTCAGCCGGTTCCTGTACGCGTCCGTCGGCGGCGACATCCACTGGACCGACCGGCTGGCCTGGACGTACGCGCGGTGGCAGGAGTACCTGGACCGGCCCGGCGTGGAGACCTGGGTGGCCTATGACCGGGGGACCCCGGCCGGCTACGTGGAGTTGGACCCGCAGGACGGGGGCGTGGTCGAGATCGCCTACTTCGGGCTGGTCCCCGCCTTCCGCGGCCGGCGCATCGGCGGCCACCTGCTGTCGTACGGCACGGCCCGCGCCTGGGACCTGGCCGAGCGGTGGCCGGAGCGGGCGCCGACGAAGCGGGTGTGGCTGCACACCTGCAGCAAGGACGGCGAGTTCGCGATGGACAACTACCGGCGGCGGGGCTTCAAGCTGTTCGACACCGAGGTGAAGCTGGAAGCGGAAGGGACGACACCGGGCCCGTGGCCCGGTGCATACCCCGCCTGACCTGCCAAGACAAGACTCCCCGCGACGCATGTGAGCGACGACACTCTTGTCCCGTACTTCGAGACAAGGAAGTCCGCATGATGGACGAAGCTGGACTGTGTCCAGATCGCCGTGACACGCTTCCGTCATGTCCGGAACTGGAATTGCCTTGGTGAGTCGGCGGCACGTCGACCTCGGCCGCATGTCCAGCGCCATCTGTCCGGCGAGCTGACCGCTCCAGCACCGCCGACCCCCCTCGCACCGATTCCTGCCGCGCAAGGACGCGCGAGCCTGCCCACATGCGCACGTACGCGCAGGTCAGAGCCGATTTCCGCCTGTCCCGAAGGACGTAGAACCATGGCCGCCACCCCACAGAACCCCGCCGCCTCCGCGCCCCGCCGCAAGGTGAGCCGTCACCGCGGTGAGGGTCAGTGGGCGGTGGGCCACCTCACCCCGCTCAACGGCAACGAGCAGTTCAAGAAGGACGACGACGGTCTCAATGTGCGGACACGCATTGAGACGATCTACTCCAAGCGCGGTTTCGACTCGATCGACCCCAACGACCTGCGCGGCCGGATGCGTTGGTG contains:
- a CDS encoding helix-turn-helix domain-containing protein, giving the protein MGYPPLDVARLAVVDAAHAARVLREVREATLAGRRARIAPRPVIEQSWGRMLRSGLDPERDVRSGLLSSQEVRRRREESPLRHVLPVLREGLLSVADAAQHIMVVADADGRVLWREGAARVLRRADGLGFELGADWREDVVGTNGVGTPAVLRRPVQVFAAEHFARSQTSWTCSGAPITDPRDGRLLGVVDLSGPLETMHPATLAWVDSVAKLAEARLRELHLESLERLRTVAAPVLARLAGRATAVDRDGWSAAVTGMPYVRRVALPKGLAPGRRRLPALGVCTVEPLAGGWLLRVADEPLATAAPRIVLDLARPDRRTVTVVAPSASWTRELSPRHAELLFLLAEHRGGRGAAKLAEDLFGDASRTVTVRAEMSRIRRYLGEFLQHRPYRFRADADVEVLLPGDSRDLLPQSAAPAVARRRNDAENSRTGPPPGHTPAPRVVAP
- a CDS encoding GNAT family N-acetyltransferase, with protein sequence MSSVPVTTWSLEQTSPADLLPGAAPDGAVRIVRAEVPSPEFSRFLYASVGGDIHWTDRLAWTYARWQEYLDRPGVETWVAYDRGTPAGYVELDPQDGGVVEIAYFGLVPAFRGRRIGGHLLSYGTARAWDLAERWPERAPTKRVWLHTCSKDGEFAMDNYRRRGFKLFDTEVKLEAEGTTPGPWPGAYPA
- a CDS encoding acyl-CoA dehydrogenase family protein, with the translated sequence MAGTSTHTVTNQPPPLVGYDVFAADRALTEAVRRHTAPDVLDEVRAELTALGRAAGSAQLQEWAVQANEQPPRLRTHDRYGHRIDEVEFHPAWHRLLGKGVSAGLTGAWTRPAGHVRRAAGFLVWTQVEAGTCCPLSMTHAAVPALRADPGLAAEWEPRLTSTVYDRALRVPGEKPGALFGMAMTEKQGGSDVRANTTGARPLAEAGTYLLTGHKWFCSAPMSDAFLVLADAPGGLTCFLVPRVLPDGSRNVFLIQRLKDKLGNRSNASAEIEFDGTWARRVGEEGRGVRTVIGMVAATRLDCAVGSAGLMRQAVAQAVHHCAHREAFGGKLADKPLMRNVLADLALESEAATALALRLAAACDDGGEQERAFLRLAVPAAKYWITKRCAPVAVEAAECLGGNGYVEESGLPRLVRESPLNSVWEGAGNVQALDVLRALRREPGALDACLTEIGRAHGADHRLDRAVKGLFTELADLEGAEGRARRLVERLALVLQGSLLVRYAPPEVADAFCASRLGGDHGASFGTLPSGLDLRPVVERARPA
- a CDS encoding putative leader peptide, which gives rise to MSGTGIALVSRRHVDLGRMSSAICPAS